The Musa acuminata AAA Group cultivar baxijiao chromosome BXJ1-3, Cavendish_Baxijiao_AAA, whole genome shotgun sequence genome window below encodes:
- the LOC135635375 gene encoding heat stress transcription factor C-1b-like yields the protein MEGTSNDSIGYEAQAAAPFVEKTYAMVNDPRTDSLILWGKKNNSFLVLSPNEFSQFLLPYYFRHSNFSSFVRQLNTYGFRKVDPDRWEFAHQSFLRDQIHLLPRIIRRTKRAHAGLFACSSSSEKEKGAMEGEVDEMLLQELFRLRQEQRALEEELQVMSKRLKATERRPHQMMSFLAKMADDPRSLSRLVISKQQSSTAAKKRRLIVSPPPPPPPPAAAATQLDDGLFLPSILVPGIQQTMFEPLDHGSDQLIMEEVKPFALITDVSAINSYDAELISPNSASEISFLPEFELSMTGSETAAAEANFPFSLLGHGFY from the exons ATGGAGGGAACCAGTAACGATAGCATCGGCTACGAAGCACAGGCGGCGGCTCCCTTCGTGGAGAAGACGTATGCGATGGTGAACGATCCAAGGACGGACTCGTTGATCCTGTGGGGGAAGAAGAACAACAGCTTCCTGGTGCTCAGTCCCAACGAGTTCTCCCAGTTCCTGCTGCCTTACTATTTCAGGCACAGTAACTTCTCCAGCTTCGTCCGCCAGCTGAACACCTAC GGATTCAGGAAGGTGGATCCAGATAGGTGGGAGTTCGCTCACCAGTCGTTCCTCAGGGACCAGATTCACCTCCTTCCTCGCATCATTAGGCGGACCAAGAGAGCCCATGCTGGCTTGTTTGCCTGTAGCAGCAGCAGCGAGAAGGAGAAGGGAGCCATGGAAGGGGAGGTGGACGAGATGCTCCTGCAGGAGCTCTTTAGGTTACGGCAGGAGCAGAGGGCCCTCGAAGAAGAGCTGCAGGTTATGAGCAAGCGATTAAAGGCTACCGAAAGGAGACCGCACCAGATGATGTCGTTCCTTGCTAAAATGGCTGATGACCCTCGATCGCTCTCCAGGCTCGTAATCTCCAAGCAGCAGTCTTCCACAGCAGCGAAGAAGAGGCGTCTCattgtttctcctcctcctcctcctcctcctcctgctgctgctgcaaccCAGCTTGATGATGGACTCTTCCTGCCTTCCATTCTGGTTCCAGGGATTCAACAGACAATGTTCGAGCCATTAGATCATGGAAGTGATCAGTTGATAATGGAGGAAGTGAAACCATTTGCACTCATTACCGATGTTTCCGCCATCAACAGCTACGATGCTGAGCTTATCAGTCCCAATTCTGCAAGCGAAATCAGCTTCCTCCCAGAATTCGAACTGAGCATGACGGGTTCAGAGACAGCGGCGGCGGAAGCCAACTTTCCATTCTCACTACTCGGCCATGGATTCTACTAG
- the LOC135639223 gene encoding late embryogenesis abundant protein At1g64065-like — MAGKEEKQAKPLAMSSPSVGADEEAATRWRSIRYLRKRRYALWCCGCCGAAVVVLGITILILSLTVFKVKDPTLTMNSLTVDGVNFDVGPFDDLVQLNATLVADISIKNPNVASFRFDNSTTDFYYEGETVGVAYAPAGKVSAHRTVRMNVTVDVLTNRVVRQMNITADTLTSGTQLNLTSFTDINGRVNVLGVYKRDIEVTMNCSMTLEVSATHQAIQSTDCSANVK; from the coding sequence ATGGCAGGAAAGGAGGAGAAGCAGGCGAAGCCGCTCGCCATGTCGTCGCCATCCGTCGGCGCCGACGAGGAGGCCGCCACCAGGTGGCGCTCGATCCGGTACCTCCGCAAGCGCCGCTACGCTTTGTGGTGCTGCGGCTGCTGCGGTGCGGCCGTCGTGGTCCTCGGCATCACCATCCTCATCCTCTCCCTCACCGTGTTCAAGGTGAAGGACCCCACCCTCACCATGAACTCCCTCACCGTCGACGGCGTCAACTTCGACGTAGGCCCGTTCGACGACCTGGTGCAGCTGAACGCCACACTCGTCGCCGACATCTCCATCAAAAACCCGAACGTCGCTTCCTTCCGGTTCGACAACAGCACGACGGACTTCTACTACGAGGGGGAGACGGTCGGGGTGGCGTACGCGCCGGCAGGGAAGGTGTCGGCCCACCGGACGGTGCGAATGAACGTGACGGTGGACGTGCTCACCAACCGGGTGGTGAGGCAGATGAACATCACGGCCGACACACTAACTTCCGGCACGCAGCTGAACCTGACGAGCTTCACGGATATAAACGGGAGAGTGAACGTGCTAGGCGTGTACAAGCGTGACATCGAGGTAACGATGAACTGCAGCATGACGCTGGAGGTGTCGGCTACGCATCAGGCAATTCAAAGCACCGACTGCTCTGCTAATGTCAAGTGA
- the LOC135635408 gene encoding probable membrane-associated kinase regulator 2 isoform X1 codes for MEFLRLLAHGKRGGGAKRSFINTAAAAATIATTVLRPNSDDGGGDSEDEGPFFDLEFALPLREEDHLYRQKQQQFSSDTESYDEDEEEEEEDDEEFDLTVSPDRCRYGRGFSSRSEDLFFKGRLVPLEPSSLRDLAASEPKASKPQVTAFLLKSAAKFRVFRLGFHRKSNSASTQTNPVASPATTSPSPKQQHQNKFSVKFKVEETPLASLFTRDSSSRSSSSSRSVRFFADDGLPTSEARKLPKDVLQRYISKIKPLYINISKRYGGKLRFTGPLRSGGAWKVRPAGEGGEASGGEQLKEPASAAGTVAGSLKSQDGTIPAGLKVVCRRLRKSRSASAAVASVRSPPLATGRRDDSLLEQQDGIQSAIAHCKRSFNRGSESPLMRSRSDPGEGRSVELGSGNNV; via the exons ATGGAGTTCCTCAGACTGCTCGCGCATGGTAAACGCGGTGGCGGCGCCAAGCGCTCCTTCATtaacaccgccgccgccgccgctaccaTTGCCACCACTGTCCTCCGCCCAAACTCCGACGACGGGGGCGGCGACAGTGAGGACGAGGGCCCCTTCTTCGACCTCGAGTTCGCCTTGCCACTGCGGGAAGAAGATCATCTCTACCGCCAGAAGCAGCAGCAGTTCTCCTCCGATACAGAGTCGTAtgacgaggacgaggaggaggaggaggaggacgacgaggagTTCGACCTTACGGTGTCCCCGGACAGATGTAGGTACGGCCGCGGCTTCTCGTCCCGCTCCGAAGACCTCTTCTTTAAGGGTCGCCTCGTCCCGCTCGAGCCGTCTTCGTTAAGAGACTTGGCTGCATCCGAGCCCAAGGCGTCGAAGCCTCAAGTTACCGCCTTTCTTCTCAAATCCGCCGCCAAGTTCCGCGTCTTTAGGCTGGGATTTCACAGGAAGTCGAATTCGGCATCGACGCAGACCAACCCCGTCGCCTCCCCTGCTACGACGTCGCCATCGCCGAAGCAACAGCATCAAAACAAGTTTTCCGTCAAATTCAAGGTGGAGGAGACGCCGCTGGCGTCGCTCTTCACCAGGGACAGCAGCTCGAGGAGCTCCAGCAGCAGCAGATCCGTCCGGTTTTTTGCCGATGACGGGTTACCGACCTCGGAAGCAAGGAAACTCCCAAAGGACGTACTTCAACGGTATATCAGCAAGATCAAGCCGCTTTACATCAACATTTCGAAGCGGTACGGCGGGAAGCTCCGCTTCACCGGGCCGCTGAGGTCTGGCGGAGCCTGGAAGGTACGTCCCGCAGGGGAAGGCGGAGAAGCAAGCGGAGGAGAGCAGCTGAAAGAACCAGCTTCGGCCGCGGGTACCGTCGCGGGGTCACTGAAGTCGCAAGATGGAACTATCCCGGCAGGGCTGAAGGTGGTGTGCCGGCGGCTGAGGAAGAGCCGGTCGGCATCGGCAGCCGTCGCCTCGGTCCGGTCGCCTCCTCTGGCGACCGGCAGGCGGGACGACTCCCTACTGGAGCAGCAAGACGGAATCCAAAGCGCCATCGCCCACTGCAAGCGGTCCTTCAACAGAG GTTCCGAGTCGCCGCTGATGCGGTCGAGGAGCGATCCCGGCGAAGGGAGATCAGTAGAATTAGGCAGCGGCAACAACGTTTGA
- the LOC135635408 gene encoding probable membrane-associated kinase regulator 2 isoform X2 gives MEFLRLLAHGKRGGGAKRSFINTAAAAATIATTVLRPNSDDGGGDSEDEGPFFDLEFALPLREEDHLYRQKQQQFSSDTESYDEDEEEEEEDDEEFDLTVSPDRCRYGRGFSSRSEDLFFKGRLVPLEPSSLRDLAASEPKASKPQVTAFLLKSAAKFRVFRLGFHRKSNSASTQTNPVASPATTSPSPKQQHQNKFSVKFKVEETPLASLFTRDSSSRSSSSSRSVRFFADDGLPTSEARKLPKDVLQRYISKIKPLYINISKRYGGKLRFTGPLRSGGAWKVRPAGEGGEASGGEQLKEPASAAGTVAGSLKSQDGTIPAGLKVVCRRLRKSRSASAAVASVRSPPLATGRRDDSLLEQQDGIQSAIAHCKRSFNRGMYGSESPLMRSRSDPGEGRSVELGSGNNV, from the exons ATGGAGTTCCTCAGACTGCTCGCGCATGGTAAACGCGGTGGCGGCGCCAAGCGCTCCTTCATtaacaccgccgccgccgccgctaccaTTGCCACCACTGTCCTCCGCCCAAACTCCGACGACGGGGGCGGCGACAGTGAGGACGAGGGCCCCTTCTTCGACCTCGAGTTCGCCTTGCCACTGCGGGAAGAAGATCATCTCTACCGCCAGAAGCAGCAGCAGTTCTCCTCCGATACAGAGTCGTAtgacgaggacgaggaggaggaggaggaggacgacgaggagTTCGACCTTACGGTGTCCCCGGACAGATGTAGGTACGGCCGCGGCTTCTCGTCCCGCTCCGAAGACCTCTTCTTTAAGGGTCGCCTCGTCCCGCTCGAGCCGTCTTCGTTAAGAGACTTGGCTGCATCCGAGCCCAAGGCGTCGAAGCCTCAAGTTACCGCCTTTCTTCTCAAATCCGCCGCCAAGTTCCGCGTCTTTAGGCTGGGATTTCACAGGAAGTCGAATTCGGCATCGACGCAGACCAACCCCGTCGCCTCCCCTGCTACGACGTCGCCATCGCCGAAGCAACAGCATCAAAACAAGTTTTCCGTCAAATTCAAGGTGGAGGAGACGCCGCTGGCGTCGCTCTTCACCAGGGACAGCAGCTCGAGGAGCTCCAGCAGCAGCAGATCCGTCCGGTTTTTTGCCGATGACGGGTTACCGACCTCGGAAGCAAGGAAACTCCCAAAGGACGTACTTCAACGGTATATCAGCAAGATCAAGCCGCTTTACATCAACATTTCGAAGCGGTACGGCGGGAAGCTCCGCTTCACCGGGCCGCTGAGGTCTGGCGGAGCCTGGAAGGTACGTCCCGCAGGGGAAGGCGGAGAAGCAAGCGGAGGAGAGCAGCTGAAAGAACCAGCTTCGGCCGCGGGTACCGTCGCGGGGTCACTGAAGTCGCAAGATGGAACTATCCCGGCAGGGCTGAAGGTGGTGTGCCGGCGGCTGAGGAAGAGCCGGTCGGCATCGGCAGCCGTCGCCTCGGTCCGGTCGCCTCCTCTGGCGACCGGCAGGCGGGACGACTCCCTACTGGAGCAGCAAGACGGAATCCAAAGCGCCATCGCCCACTGCAAGCGGTCCTTCAACAGAGGTATGTACG GTTCCGAGTCGCCGCTGATGCGGTCGAGGAGCGATCCCGGCGAAGGGAGATCAGTAGAATTAGGCAGCGGCAACAACGTTTGA
- the LOC135581449 gene encoding pentatricopeptide repeat-containing protein At4g13650-like codes for MTLTTRLYCRAQRSPQDLKEALAHAISRCCSAHHLRGLHGRAIAFGLRHNLYVASLLIARYFHFGDPATARLVFDDGRREGPSKTLLWNSLIRGYLNNGRPRSALHVYREMVAARPLAQCEPDRVTFHLVITACTHLSEFDLGSRVGGHARAKGLDSDLMVGTALLDMHGKAGEIGSARKVFDGMASRDVVAWNAMIAGYSRVGSFYEAVSLFNVMRLGQGVLPSEATLVSLISGCGRSGSPKDGEAIHADAIKLGFEASLFVLNSLIEMYTNCDCLGVACKLFDRMVFKDAVSWSTMIGGYVQHKWPYDALKLFEWMIMNTQTPPTRSILVNVILACADLGDWEEGKLIEEKYLTSKQSESAWDPSMVTTLAYMYAKCGKLDVSLNLLDRVEVRGDTIAWNAVMKAYAELGIVDKVLYLTLVMQRRGINPDLVTIVTLLSAISHTTFLKKVMEAHAQIIKRGFEMERQIANCLVDAYAKSGSITDSSKVFDDIAEKDVVSWSTMIKAFAWEGKVAEVLNHFELMRETDTRPNHFTFLSLLSACSHAGLAEKGWKIFNCMKEEYGLEPGVEHLTCLVDMFCRAARLSDAYSLLKNVMQRTIGHAALWNTLLSACRLHGDVVIGEAAARHLFQLEPENAANHKMLADIYISAGRRDDANGVLRLLNANGLDSIPGCSWYEAG; via the coding sequence ATGACCTTAACGACGCGGTTGTACTGCCGGGCTCAGCGCAGCCCACAAGACCTCAAAGAAGCGCTCGCTCACGCCATCTCCCGCTGCTGCTCCGCCCACCATCTCCGGGGCCTCCATGGCCGAGCCATCGCCTTCGGACTCCGTCACAACCTGTACGTAGCCAGCCTCCTTATCGCCCGATACTTCCATTTCGGTGACCCCGCAACCGCCCGCTTAGTCTTCGACGATGGCCGACGAGAGGGACCGTCGAAGACCCTCCTCTGGAATTCTCTTATTAGAGGATACCTCAACAACGGCCGGCCTCGGTCGGCCTTGCACGTCTATCGTGAAATGGTGGCGGCGCGGCCTCTGGCGCAGTGCGAGCCGGACAGGGTGACCTTTCACCTCGTCATCACGGCTTGCACCCATTTGTCCGAATTCGATTTGGGTTCGAGGGTTGGAGGACATGCTCGGGCCAAAGGGCTCGATTCCGATCTCATGGTGGGGACGGCGCTTCTTGATATGCACGGTAAAGCCGGGGAGATTGGATCCGCTCGAAAGGTGTTTGATGGAATGGCTTCCAGAGATGTGGTAGCTTGGAACGCCATGATCGCGGGGTACTCGAGAGTTGGATCCTTCTACGAGGCTGTCAGTTTGTTTAATGTCATGAGGCTTGGCCAAGGAGTTCTACCCAGCGAGGCTACTCTGGTTAGCTTAATCTCCGGCTGTGGGCGTTCTGGTTCTCCCAAGGACGGAGAGGCCATACATGCTGATGCAATCAAGCTTGGTTTTGAGGCCAGTTTGTTTGTCTTGAATTCTCTAATTGAAATGTACACCAACTGCGACTGCTTGGGTGTGGCATGCAAATTATTTGACAGGATGGTGTTTAAGGATGCCGTCTCATGGAGTACCATGATTGGTGGATATGTCCAACACAAGTGGCCATATGATGCCCTCAAACTGTTCGAATGGATGATCATGAACACACAAACTCCTCCTACCAGATCCATTTTGGTCAACGTAATTCTTGCTTGCGCAGACTTGGGTGATTGGGAGGAAGGTAAACTGATCGAGGAAAAGTACTTAACTAGCAAGCAAAGCGAATCTGCATGGGACCCAAGTATGGTTACTACACTCGCCTACATGTATGCCAAATGTGGGAAGTTGGATGTTTCACTCAACCTTCTGGATAGAGTTGAAGTGAGAGGAGATACGATTGCATGGAATGCAGTGATGAAGGCCTATGCTGAGCTTGGAATTGTCGATAAGGTTTTATATCTCACGCTTGTAATGCAAAGGAGAGGCATCAATCCTGATCTGGTTACCATCGTTACTTTGCTTTCCGCTATATCCCATACCACATTTTTGAAAAAAGTGATGGAAGCACATGCACAGATTATTAAAAGAGGCTTTGAAATGGAAAGACAGATCGCAAACTGTCTTGTCGATGCGTATGCCAAGTCCGGAAGCATTACAGACTCGAGCAAGGTATTTGATGACATTGCAGAGAAGGATGTGGTTTCGTGGAGCACAATGATAAAAGCTTTTGCATGGGAAGGGAAAGTAGCTGAAGTCCTCAATCATTTTGAGCTAATGAGGGAAACAGATACAAGGCCAAACCATTTTACGTTTCTTTCACTGCTATCTGCTTGCAGCCATGCAGGTCTTGCAGAGAAGGGGTGGAAAATTTTCAATTGTATGAAAGAGGAATATGGCTTGGAACCGGGTGTCGAACATTTAACTTGCCTGGTGGATATGTTCTGCCGAGCTGCAAGGTTGTCTGATGCATACAGTTTGCTCAAAAATGTGATGCAAAGAACCATCGGTCATGCTGCTTTGTGGAATACTTTGCTCAGTGCTTGCAGATTGCATGGTGATGTTGTGATCGGGGAAGCTGCTGCCAGGCATCTCTTCCAGTTGGAACCAGAAAATGCAGCGAATCACAAGATGCTCGCAGACATATATATTTCAGCAGGGAGAAGAGATGATGCTAATGGTGTTCTAAGATTGCTGAATGCAAATGGCTTGGACAGTATACCTGGATGCAGTTGGTATGAGGCAGGTTAA